The genomic DNA CACGTCAGACGAGGTCCCAGCTACCCCCTATTCCCATCCGTCCAGCGACACCTGGGGCCCATCGGTGAGGTACCGGTGGAGGGCACTCGCGGTGGTGTCCACGAACTCCTCGGGGATGGCCTCGGCATCGACCCAGCAGACCTGGGCGTGCTTACGTGGCTCTCGGTTCTCTGGTTCGCCTGTCCACTCGTAGGCGGCGAAGACCACGGTGAGAAAGCCGCTCGGGGCTTCGACGCCCCAGGCACCATGGATGACATGGGCGACTGTCAGGGCCTCAGGCTTCACCGTCAGACCGGTCTCCTCGTACAGCTCGCGCACGGCAGTTGCCGTGATGGGCTCGCCGGCTTCGCTCTTACCGACGGGAAGATCCCACATGCCCTGGGCGAACTTGGCGTTCTCGCTGCGCTGGAGGAGGACGACACGGTTGGTGGCCTGGTCGTGGACGATGACGGCGGCGACCAGCAGGGTCATGGATTCGAGGGCGGGCGGTAGAACCTTGGGCTGGTCGTCGCGTGTCGGCTG from Streptomyces sp. NBC_01478 includes the following:
- a CDS encoding NUDIX domain-containing protein, translating into MAQPTRDDQPKVLPPALESMTLLVAAVIVHDQATNRVVLLQRSENAKFAQGMWDLPVGKSEAGEPITATAVRELYEETGLTVKPEALTVAHVIHGAWGVEAPSGFLTVVFAAYEWTGEPENREPRKHAQVCWVDAEAIPEEFVDTTASALHRYLTDGPQVSLDGWE